Proteins found in one Fulvitalea axinellae genomic segment:
- a CDS encoding transposase, producing the protein MEEKFRGKYRIPSARWQAWDYRWDAAYFVTACTKNMAPYFGKIQNGQMRLSPVGVLADVFWHQIKHHAQNVKLAEFVVMPNHIHGILILEGNNPNCSHHGGIGRGFPGSHNADKIIGGEDRDQNQGRDQNQDRVETGHALSVRGEDDETIGNDDGIDNGGDTPGQRRVRNQGKNSLSSIIGSYKAAVSRHSNRLGFDFAWKPRFHDHIIRHRGAYERIAHYIENNPRKWEEDKFFY; encoded by the coding sequence ATGGAAGAGAAATTTCGTGGTAAATACCGGATCCCTTCGGCCCGCTGGCAGGCTTGGGATTACCGATGGGACGCGGCCTATTTCGTTACGGCCTGCACGAAGAATATGGCCCCTTATTTCGGAAAGATCCAAAACGGCCAGATGCGCCTTTCGCCCGTAGGCGTATTGGCGGATGTGTTTTGGCACCAGATAAAGCACCATGCCCAAAACGTAAAGCTGGCCGAATTCGTGGTGATGCCCAATCATATACACGGTATCCTGATTCTGGAAGGCAACAATCCAAATTGCTCCCATCACGGCGGTATAGGCAGGGGATTCCCTGGCTCGCACAATGCTGATAAAATAATCGGTGGCGAAGATCGGGATCAGAATCAGGGGCGGGATCAGAATCAGGATAGGGTAGAGACAGGGCATGCCCTGTCTGTACGGGGGGAGGATGATGAAACCATTGGGAATGATGATGGAATAGATAATGGAGGCGATACGCCGGGGCAACGGCGGGTGCGTAATCAGGGGAAAAATTCGCTGTCGTCCATTATCGGATCTTATAAGGCGGCCGTAAGCAGGCATTCCAATCGGCTGGGCTTCGATTTTGCTTGGAAACCCCGGTTTCACGATCATATTATCAGGCATCGGGGAGCATACGAACGGATTGCTCACTATATTGAGAATAATCCCCGGAAGTGGGAAGAGGATAAATTTTTTTACTGA
- a CDS encoding type I restriction endonuclease subunit R: MKYTEAKLEQAVIELLQQQGYTYQKGESIDRAPEEALLKDELKDFLTKRYATAGLTAAEADTIVRQLQTLPASDLYASNKEFMKWLSDGFTFKRERHEDKDVYIRLIDYDQPENNSFKIVNQLEIQGTELRIPDGILYVNGIPVVVFEFKSAIREEATLHDAYVQLTTRYRRDIPELLKYNAFCVISDGANNKAGSLFAPYEFFYAWRRTSARAKEAEGIGSLFTMVEGMFRRECLLDILNHFIYMPDTGQKEVKILCRYPQYYATRLLYQNILRHRKPRGDGKGGTYFGATGCGKSFTMLFLTRLLMKSRELASPTVILITDRTDLDHQLSKQFTNAKNYIGDEKVESVTGRADLRAKLRGRNSGGVFLTTIHKFNEDTDLLTDRTNVVCVSDEAHRSQTNLDQKITVTEQGVKKSFDFAKHLHASLPNATYVGFTGTPVDATLDVFGPVVDAYTMTESVKDEITVKLVYEGRAAKVTLNSQQLKQIEEYYDNCVQEGASEYHVEKSKTESAKMNVILGDPDRLETLAKDFVAHYENRITEGNTVKAKAMFVCSSRPVAYAFYRQVIALRPEWTEVLPCAEGETVDEHDKEKPLPMERIKMIMTRGKDDEKTLYDTLGNKTYRATLDKEFKKAKSNFRIAIVVDMWLTGFDVPFLDTIYIDKPLQKHNLIQTISRVNRKFEGKQKGLVVDYIGIKREMNLALAMYNKEEEQNFEDIRQSVIVVKNYLDLLRSFFHKFDTQPYFSGSPAEQLRCLNMASEFVLVTEESKKRFMDMVKRLKSAYDICSGSEDLSQAERDYVHFYLAIRTIVFKLTKGDAPDTEQMNARVREMVKDALLSDGVEEILKIEGNEDGEEELFSDEYLRMLGNIKLPNTKIQMLQKLLAKAIGKLKKVNKMQGVDFSKKMKALVDRYNERDGNLYTGAEFDHIANEMTELIMKVRAEFSAGDNLGIDFEEKAFYDILKALANRYDFDYAEDKLLHLAKEVKKIVDDKAKYADWNQREDIKAELKVDLIMLLAENDYPPVDRDEVYREIFEQAENFKKYAS, encoded by the coding sequence ATGAAATACACCGAAGCCAAACTGGAACAGGCCGTAATCGAACTTTTACAACAGCAGGGCTACACCTACCAAAAAGGAGAATCAATCGATCGGGCACCCGAAGAGGCACTGCTCAAAGACGAGCTGAAAGATTTTTTGACCAAGCGCTACGCCACGGCGGGCCTTACCGCCGCAGAGGCCGACACCATAGTGAGGCAATTGCAGACGCTGCCCGCCTCAGACCTGTACGCCAGCAACAAGGAATTTATGAAGTGGCTCTCCGACGGCTTCACCTTCAAGCGCGAGCGCCACGAGGACAAAGACGTCTACATACGCCTGATAGACTATGATCAACCGGAAAACAACAGCTTCAAGATAGTCAACCAACTGGAGATACAAGGCACGGAACTCCGCATACCGGACGGCATACTGTACGTAAACGGCATACCCGTAGTAGTATTCGAATTCAAGAGCGCCATCCGCGAAGAGGCCACCCTACACGACGCCTACGTACAGCTTACCACCCGCTACCGCCGCGATATTCCCGAACTGCTCAAATACAACGCCTTCTGCGTGATCAGCGACGGCGCGAACAACAAAGCCGGCTCGCTATTCGCCCCATACGAATTCTTCTACGCTTGGCGCCGCACAAGCGCTCGGGCCAAAGAGGCCGAAGGCATCGGGTCGCTGTTTACTATGGTGGAGGGCATGTTCCGGCGCGAATGCCTGCTGGATATCCTCAACCACTTTATCTATATGCCCGACACGGGGCAGAAAGAGGTGAAGATCCTCTGTCGCTACCCGCAATACTACGCCACGCGCCTGCTGTACCAAAACATACTCAGACACCGCAAGCCGCGGGGCGACGGAAAGGGAGGCACCTACTTCGGCGCCACCGGCTGCGGCAAAAGCTTCACCATGCTGTTTCTGACTCGCCTGCTGATGAAAAGCCGGGAGCTGGCCAGCCCCACCGTCATACTGATCACCGACCGCACCGACCTGGATCACCAGCTTTCCAAACAATTCACCAACGCCAAAAACTATATAGGCGACGAAAAAGTGGAAAGCGTAACCGGCCGCGCCGACCTCCGGGCCAAGCTCCGGGGGCGCAATTCGGGCGGGGTGTTCCTCACCACCATACACAAGTTCAACGAAGACACCGACCTGCTCACCGACCGCACGAACGTGGTGTGCGTATCTGACGAAGCGCACCGCAGCCAAACCAACCTCGACCAGAAAATAACGGTGACCGAACAGGGCGTAAAAAAGAGCTTCGACTTTGCCAAACATCTCCACGCCTCACTGCCCAACGCCACCTACGTGGGCTTTACGGGCACGCCGGTAGACGCCACGCTGGACGTATTCGGCCCGGTGGTGGACGCCTATACCATGACCGAGTCCGTCAAAGACGAGATCACCGTAAAGCTGGTGTACGAAGGCCGGGCGGCCAAGGTGACGCTCAACAGCCAACAGCTGAAGCAGATAGAGGAATACTACGACAACTGCGTACAGGAAGGCGCCAGCGAGTACCATGTGGAAAAAAGCAAAACGGAGAGCGCGAAGATGAACGTGATCCTCGGCGATCCGGACCGTCTGGAAACGCTGGCCAAAGACTTTGTGGCGCATTACGAGAACCGTATAACGGAAGGCAATACCGTAAAGGCCAAGGCCATGTTCGTATGCAGTAGCCGGCCAGTGGCTTACGCTTTTTACCGGCAAGTAATAGCCCTGCGTCCCGAATGGACGGAGGTATTGCCCTGCGCCGAAGGGGAGACCGTAGACGAACACGACAAGGAAAAACCCCTGCCCATGGAGCGGATCAAGATGATCATGACCCGTGGCAAAGACGACGAAAAAACGCTGTACGACACCTTGGGCAACAAAACCTACCGGGCCACGCTGGATAAGGAATTCAAAAAAGCCAAATCCAATTTCCGCATAGCCATAGTGGTGGATATGTGGCTCACGGGCTTTGACGTACCTTTTCTGGATACCATCTACATTGACAAACCGCTGCAGAAGCACAACCTCATCCAGACCATATCCCGGGTAAACCGCAAATTCGAAGGCAAGCAAAAGGGCTTGGTGGTAGACTATATCGGCATAAAAAGGGAAATGAACTTGGCGCTGGCCATGTACAACAAGGAAGAGGAACAGAATTTCGAAGACATCAGGCAATCGGTCATTGTCGTGAAAAACTATCTGGACCTACTCCGGAGCTTTTTCCATAAATTCGACACCCAACCTTACTTCTCGGGCTCTCCCGCCGAGCAGTTGCGATGCCTGAATATGGCCTCGGAGTTCGTATTGGTGACCGAAGAGAGCAAAAAACGGTTTATGGATATGGTCAAGCGCCTGAAGTCGGCCTACGATATCTGCTCAGGCAGCGAAGACCTAAGCCAAGCCGAGCGTGACTACGTGCATTTTTATCTGGCCATACGCACCATAGTGTTCAAACTGACCAAAGGCGACGCCCCGGATACCGAACAGATGAACGCCCGCGTGCGCGAGATGGTAAAAGACGCCCTGCTCAGCGACGGCGTGGAGGAAATACTGAAAATAGAGGGCAACGAGGACGGTGAAGAGGAGCTGTTCTCCGACGAATACCTGCGCATGCTCGGCAATATCAAACTGCCCAACACCAAGATCCAGATGCTCCAAAAGCTTTTGGCCAAGGCCATAGGCAAGCTGAAGAAAGTGAACAAGATGCAGGGCGTGGATTTCAGCAAGAAAATGAAGGCCTTGGTAGACCGCTACAACGAGCGGGACGGCAACCTGTATACAGGAGCGGAGTTTGACCACATAGCCAACGAAATGACCGAGCTGATCATGAAAGTGCGGGCCGAATTCAGCGCCGGCGACAACTTGGGGATAGATTTTGAGGAAAAGGCTTTCTACGACATACTCAAGGCCCTGGCCAACCGCTACGACTTCGACTACGCCGAGGACAAGCTCCTGCACTTGGCCAAAGAGGTGAAAAAAATAGTGGACGACAAGGCCAAATACGCCGACTGGAACCAGCGCGAAGACATCAAGGCCGAGCTGAAAGTGGACCTGATCATGTTACTGGCCGAAAACGACTACCCGCCCGTAGACCGCGACGAGGTGTACCGGGAGATCTTCGAACAGGCCGAAAACTTCAAGAAGTACGCTTCCTGA